GAAAGACCGCCTAGGGGAGCGGGTTGACGAAGTTGATCGGAAACACCGTGAGATCGAAGGAATCCGATCTGAACTTCCTGATGCCGTCCGCGAAGTAGAGGAATTGCAGAAACAGTTTGTCACCGCGCAGAAGACCAAGGATGCTGCAGACCAGGCAGCCGAGCGGGCATATCACGCGGAAGCGGCGCTGAAGCGAATCTTGGCAGATAAGCAACATCGTGAGTTATTGGTAGAACGACTTGAACTGGCGAAAGCGAACAGGACTGCTCTTGCAGCGCAGGTCTCTGAATTGTCTGCGAAAACTAAAGCGGAAAGTGACAAGATTGCGGAGTTAGAACTGCATCGCGACACCGCTGTCGAACAAGAGAAGAAAGCCCGCAAAGCGCTTCGCGAGGCACAAAATCTTCGCGACAACACACGAGCAAGCTCAAAGCTCACTGCCTTACGCGCCTTGATCGACGATTGGCACAAAGCCGACGAAGAAGTAGCCCGCCTGCGATCGGAACTTCCCGAGCGGACTATCTCTGATGATGATGTCAGCGCGGTGGAAGATGCCTCCAACGAGCTCCTGATCCAGAAACGTCTCCGTGAAGCTTCCGCGGCCAAACTCATCATCTCTCGACCTACTTCAGGCGAAGTACTTGTCGACGACACTCCGGTTGAACTGTCTGGCGAGACTTTCATCGAACTCCATGACGGCACAAGGCTGGAGTTAGACAACTTTGCTGCGACGTTCCAAGCCGCAGCGACCAGTAGTGATTCAGTGTCTGCGGTGGAGAACGCAGAGCACGCCTTGAGCGAGCTGCTCGACGAGCTTGGATGCGCAGAGCTTGCAGAGGTTCGTCTCAAGCGTGATCAGCATCGTGAAGTTACCGCGCAACTGAGCAGTGCGGTGGACAGTAGAAAATCAATTCTTGGGACACGTGAGATCGATGACATTAAGGCGGAGATCGAGAATCTAGAAGAACAGCTTGATAGTTTTCGCGAAAGTGCAGATGCGCTCACTGAAGAAGAAGCTGAGCGACGGGTACAAGAAAATCAGGAAGCCTTCGATCAGGCGTCGATTTTGGCACGTAGTGCAGAGGCGCAATTGGGCGGTTGGGCTGCCCGAAAAGCGCATACTGAGCTGGAGATTGTTCGCGCTAGGTTGCAGGCCGCTGAGGAAGCTGTCAAGACCGCGACCAGCGAGCTAGACACGCAGTTGGAAAAACTATCAGACGAGGACTTTGCGCTGAAGCTTCATGAAGCCACTACGACTCATGAAACAACAAGAAAGGCATTGGAGCTAGCACGCGAGGAATTGGAAGCAGCGAGACCAGACCTTGCCGAGAGTCTGCTGAATGGTGCCACAGCACGGGTAGAGAATCTGAAGAAACGCGAAAGTGACGCGCATATTCGGATCGTCGAGCTCACCAGCCACATTGAGACGGCACAAGGCATCGCGGAGGAAGTGGATCAACTCGAAGCCAAGGTTGCTCAGCTTTCAACCGAGGCAGATCGTGTTCAGCGGCGCGCGGATGCGGTGAATCTACTCCGAAGCACGATGCATTCGTATCGTGACGCAGCTCGAAAGCGTTATGCCGAGCCATTTGCGCGTGCACTCAATAGGTATGCATCGATCGTGTTTGGGCCTGAGGTGAGCTTTGAGCTGGATGATGACTTGCAAGTAGTGGAGCGTTCGCTCGCAGGAGCTACGGTGCCTTTAGAGCAATTGTCGGGTGGAGCGAAGGAGCAGCTCGCAGTCCTTACCCGCTTTGCGATCGCTGAATTAGCCTCCGGGGGGACTGAAGCAGGTTCGGTGCCGGTTGTTGTCGATGATGCCTTGGGCTCCACCGATCCACAGCGTCTCAAACTGATGAACACATTGTTCAACACGGTCGGGATGAATAATCAGGTGCTTGTGCTGACGTGTTACCCACAAAGGTTTGACCGAGTGAATACCGCAGCGCGTCACTCAATCGACGACTTGAAATCTACGGGCGAGAACCCGCACTAGATAATTGCACTGGGAAAAGGAACCACCACCGGTCGCCCCGCGCTCTTGAGAGGAGGAAAGTAATTTAAGCGCGGTGGGGTAACCGGTGGTGGAAATCTATGGAGTGGCTTATGCCTGCTTGATGCCGGAGCCTTCGACCTCAAGGGTGACCTGCTCGGAAACCAGCATGCCGCCGGAGTTAAGAGGAGCGTCAAAATCGATGCCGAAGTCCTTGCGGTTGACCTTGGTGGAAGCCTCGAAGCCAACGCGGGTGTTGCCAAATGGATCCTCTTCAACGCCGAAGACCTCGACGTCGAGGGTAACAGGCTTGGTGATGCCCTTGATGGTCAGATCGCCATCGACGGTGCCTTCGCCGTTTTCGTCCAGGTTGAACTTGGTGGAGGTGAAAGTAATCTCCGGGAACTTCATTACGTCGAAGAAGTCCTCACCCTGAACGTGAGCGTCGCGGTCAGCGTTACCGGTGTTTACGGAAGCTGCGTTGATGACTGCTTCAGCCTTGTTGTTCTCTGGGTTGTCCTGGTCGATAACAACGGTGGAGTTCCAGTCGGTGAAGTGGCCACGGACCTTGGTAACCATTGCGTGACGTGCAACGAAGTTGATAGCGGTGTGAGCGTTGTCTAGGACGAAAGTTCCGTTGAGGTTCTGCATTGTGATGCTCCTTAAAAGCTAGTTAATCGTGATTTTCAGTGGCGCAGCGCGATCAAGTCTTAGTGTCTTGTTTGCTGCGATGTCACCACAGTAACGAAGAGGATGATGATGTGTCAACTCCAAATTTAAAGTAATTTTTGAAAGGTGTAGTCCGCACAGGTCAACAGCCCAATAGTTACCGTCTTGAAGAAGAAGTAGTATCCTGAGTCGCATGGCAAATGAGGCACGATGGCTAAATGATGAAGAACAAGAGATGTGGCGTGCGATGTTGGCGACATTCCGCAAGATCAACCGCGCAATGGATGAGACACTTCTCGCAGGCTCAGACCTTTCTTCCTCGGAGTTTGCTGTCCTAGTCACCCTTTCTGAAGCTGAGGACTGCCAGCTTCGTCTGCGTGACCTGTGCCTCGGTCTCGATTGGGATCGCTCACGAACATCCCACCAAATCACCCGCATGGAACGCCGCGGGCTGGTTACCAAGCGTAAGAGTCCAGGAGATGCTCGCGGGGTCGTCGTTTCGCTTACCGACGAAGGCATGCGCCGGCTCGAACAAGCTGCGCCCGAGCACGTGGAAAGCGTGCGACGCTTGGTATTCGATCACATGCACCAAGACGATGTCGCGTCGCTGAAGCGTTTCATGAAGGGCGTGGAGGCCGTAAACAATGTGCCGGGAACCCCAGGATTTTCCGGTGCTCTCGTGGTGAATCCACCGAAGAAGTAGAGGATTAATCAGGGAAAAGATCAGGGCAGACCCCGATGTGCTTAGTTGCTCCGGGGACTTCAATAGATAGTGAAGAACAAAACAACCGCTATTACCCAGAAAGGTCGCCCCAAATGTCTGATATGTTTTCCCGCCGCCTCGTCCGCTCCCGCACCGACCGTATGATCGCCGGTGTTTGTGGAGGCATCGCCGAAACCTACGGAATCAACGCAACCCTCGTCCGCCTGCTTTTCGTCGCGGCAACTCTGCTTGGTTTCTCCGGCGTGCTGCTCTACATCATCGCTTGGTTCCTGATGCCCGAGTACTAATCCCCAACCCACACGTTGCCCACGCGAGTAGTCGCGTGGGCAACGTGCGTTGGTGCCCGATCCAGTGTCAGATAGTCGATGGTCGTGGGCGCACGGGGTCGTCGTCAAGCACTGGAGTGATATTCGGGCGGTAGGCGAGTGCATCTGCTACCTTGTCGAAAGTGCCCAACTCGGTAAGTAGCGCTTTGGTGGGAGCCATCAATCGAATCCACCCGGCCTCGTTGTCGTCGAGAAGGCTCTTAACAGATTCCCAAGCTGAGCGGAGTGCTTCGGTTGTGGTGTTTTGCCACGCAATGTGCTGCTCTGGTCTCACGAAGGTCAGGAAAAACGCCACGTCAAAGCGACGTCGTCCACCGGGAGGAGTAACCCAGTTGTCCCACGGAACGAGGTTCCTAGCTGCGAGCTCGATTCCACACTCTTCGGCGACCTCACGGATGGCGGCGGACACGAGAACATCCGCAGGAGGTAGGGCGGTGTGGCTCCATGCGCTAGACACCTCAGCCGCAATGGTAAGCTGGTTGTCATAATCGCGAGGATCCACCCGGCCACCTGGGAAGACGACGGCATCTGCTGCGAAATCCATCGTGCCGACGCGGTGTTGGACAAAGACCTCGAGACCTTTGGGGCCATCGCGCAGCGGTAGAACGCTGACCGCCGGATGGGGATGTACGGGTTGCGCCAGCTCCTTCATCATCGGCTGGTGACCGGGCTTATTCAGGGGACGGAGCGCGACGGGAAGGTCTTCGGTCATTTGGTAGCCTAGCTCAGCAAGAAACGCTGCCCGCTTGGTTACCAAGGTCAGGGCAGTTGCACCACGGGCGATGACTTCGGCTTCCACCGCCGTCACGAGCGCTTGGTCAACTCCGCGCTCGGACCACTCAGGCTCGACGAACAGATCGACGAGGTGATACACGCCGTCGGATTCCGAAACCTGGGCATGGCCGACGAGCCGATCGACGTAGCAGACCATCGTGAAGCCACGCGGGCTTGGGGGATCGCCGACCCCGTCTGCTTCGGTTCCCAGTCGAATTTGCCATCTGACGCTGTCCTGCACCATGAGGCCACTGTGCCACAAGTACGCCGACTCTGGGTTCCGCGGCCAATATCTGGCCCAGGATGGGTGATTTTTGGCACACTGACCTTTACAGAATGACCTTTACCATTGAACGGAATGAAGGCTTGTCGGTAAAGGTCAATCTATAAAGGTCAGTTTGGGAGAGAACGGGGCGGATGGTCGGCCTTCCCGGCCAGAGCACGTGGTGCAAAATCCCCAAAAACAAAAAGTGTCCCCGACAGGATTCGAACCTGCGACCTTTGGTACCGGAAACCAATGCTCTAATCCACTGAGCTACGGAGACGAAATCCGCTGCGCAAAGCACATTGAAGTGATTTGCACAACGGGTAAGACTTTAGCACGCACCGGCCAAAGCCAGAAAACGCGTGTCAGGAGCTATCGAGCCTCGAAGTAGCCAGGGGCGTCAGTCACAGACACCTCGCCGCCACGTAGGTAGTCAATCACAATCTGATCCACCACTTTATTGCCGAAGCCGACATGCCCGTGCCCAGGTCCATGCACCGTAACCAGGTGTGTACCCATTGGTTCGGAGATGCCGCCGCGATACTGATACGGGGTTTGCGGATCATTGGTGCCTTGTACCTGCAACGGTCGGATGCGCAGCCGAGAACCATCGAGCGGAACAAGGCCTGTTACTGGGCCGGTGCCGTTGCACATCGCGCCTGCTGCGGCCAGTGCTGGTGGGGCGTCGAAAATGTCGCCGGTGACGTAGTTCGCCCACACCGCGGCCGGGATCATAGAGTGGTCGGCTGGATAGACGTTCTCGTTGCACAGCTGGATGGCCTGAAGCTGCGAGCTGGCGGTGGCCTGGGCAGTCATTTCGGCCGCGAGCTCGTCGGAAAGCTCCTGTGGTGCAAGCAAATCACCGGTGCCGTTGGTGGCTTTGGCCAGCTCTTCCCAGAAGTGCGGTGCTGGAACCAACTGGCGAGTTGCTGCTAAGAGGGGAGAGTATGCCTGGTTTGCACCAGGGTTGAGCATGCGGCTGACGATGCCCTCGCCTTCGACGCGCGCCTTTCCACTCGAGGTGAGAGCATCGGCACCTGCTTGGCCGGCGAATTCGAGGCCGGGTGGGAGGTCGCCAACTTGAGCAGGAGGTGGGACGACGGTGGGATTGGTGCCCGTCTCGGCGACGACCTTGTTGGACCAGTACTGGTAGGCCTTAAGCGGGGTGTCGCCCATTCCGAAGCGATCGTTGTTGGCAGCCACCCACTCGAAGTAGCTGTGCAGGGTTTTCTCGTATCCTGCTTTCTGTACCTTGATGGTGCCCTGCCAGGCGAGTGCTGGATCCATAGCGGAATCGAGCACCACTCGGTCAGTGTTTTGCGGGTACATCGTGGCGAAAGCGGAGCCCAAGTAGGTGCCGTAGGAAAGGCCCATGATGGAAATTTGATCTTCGCCGAGAGCGCGTCGAACTTCGTTCCAGTCCCGAGCATTGTTTTCGGTGGTGATGGACGAAGTAAAACCCGGGTGCGACTTTTCGCAGGCGGCCCGTGAGAACCCACCGGCGTTCAAAACAGCATCGGAACTAAGCTGCATCGCCTGAATTGGATCTGCGGGCTCGTCGACTTCGCAGTTGAGCGGCGACGAGTGCGCTAGCCCACGAGGCTGCACCGCGATCAGGTCCCACTCGTTTCGGATGTCCTGTGGCCAAGAGAAGTAGCCGTCTTTCGTGCCGAAGTAAGAATAGGCATCGCCACCAGGGCCTCCGGGGTTGCCAAACAGTACTCCGCGGCGCGCCCCAGGAGCTTCGGCCTTGATGCGCAAGAACCCCAGTGAAACCTTGGGGCCGTCGGGGTCGTCGTAATGCATTGGCACTTCGATGCGGCCGCATTCAGCGTTGGTTGCATCTACGTGGACGGGGCAGTGCTCCCAAGCGATGTTCGGTGTCTCGGCAACAGCAGGAGAAGTAACTCCGGCTGCTGCGACGAACACGGCAATCGCAATGCCTAATGTGCGCTTCGTTATGGAACTAATCGGGTTCAACATAGAACTTTCCAGGTAGATGACAGGGGTTTATTGGAATTGTATTCCATACTCAAGGGGTCGCGAGGGAAACGCGACACGGGAAACCGGGAAACATAGGGCAACAGGGCAGTCGGTGCGTCGCTTCTCAATTGGAGGGGGCCCACCGGCTGTTTTGTCTGGTAAGACAAGGTTACTTGTCGAAGAATCAATGAACCTTATTCAGAGATTGTCGGGTGTCTCTACTAGACTTTTGCCTCATGACACCTGCAGATCTCGCCGCAACAATTAAGGACTCGACAGTTAGCGTCCTGAAAGCCCATGACCTTGATGCTTCAGTCGTACCTGAAACTGTGACCGTCGAGCGTCCACGCAACCCCGAACACGGCGATTATTCCACCAACATTGCTATGCAGGTAGCGAAGAAGGCGGGCACAAATCCACGCGAGCTTGCGGGCTGGCTTGTCGACGAACTGGCGAACAACCCGGAAATCGCTTCCGCAGACGTTGCCGGTCCGGGCTTTATTAACCTCCGTCTCGGTGCTGCCGCGCAAGGGTCGATCATCACCGCGGTGCTTGACCAAGCAGAGGATTTCGGGCGTCTGGACATCTACGCAAACGAGAAGATCAACTTGGAATTCGTCTCGGCCAATCCGACCGGGCCGATTCACCTGGGCGGAACCCGCTGGGCAGCAGTGGGTGATTCCCTAGGCCGAGTCCTGGAAGCCGCCGGTGCTGAGGTCGTCCGTGAGTATTACTTTAACGACCACGGCGAGCAGATTAACCGCTTCGCGCGCTCCCTAGTTGCAGCGGCCAAGGGCGAACCTACCCCAGAAGACGGTTACGGAGGCGACTACATCAAGGAGATCGCTGACGCGGTCGTCGCCAAGCGTCCTGATGCTCTAAGTGGCGATGCAGAGGTTGTCGAGGAGAACTTCCGTGCCGACGGTGTGGAGATGATGTTTGAGCACATCAAGACCTCCCTGCATGATTTTGGCACCGACTTTGACGTATTCTTCCACGAAAATTCGCTGTTTGAGTCGGGCGCGGTGGACAAGTCCGTGCAAAAACTAAAGGACAACGGAAACCTCTACGAGGCCGACGGCGCTTGGTGGCTGCGTTCGTCGAACTTTGGCGACGACAAGGACCGCGTGGTGATCAAGTCCGACGGGAACCACGCCTACATCGCCGGTGATATCGCTTACGTGGCCGACAAGTTTGATCGTGGCCATACCCTGGCGATCTACATGCTTGGCGCTGACCACCACGGTTATATTGCGCGCTTGCGCGCCGCGGCCGCTGCGATGGGCTATGACCCTGAGCGAGTCGAGGTACTCATTGGGCAAATGGTGAATTTGGTGCGCGACGGCAAGGCTGTGCGCATGTCGAAGCGTGCAGGAACCGTGATCACCCTCGACGACTTGGTCGATGCGATCGGTGTCGATGCGGCGCGTTACTCGCTAGTTCGCTCCAGTGTGGATTCCTCGCTGGATATTGATCTTGCGTTGTGGGCGTCTCAGTCATCCGACAACCCTGTCTACTACGTCCAGTACGGACATGCGCGTCTTTGCTCCATCAAGCGTAAGGCGGAAGACGCTGGCGTGACTTTTGATGATGCGGACCTGTCGCTGCTGACTCATGACAAGGAAGGCGATTTGATTCGCACCTTGGGTGAATTCCCTGGGGTTATCGAGTCGGCTGCGACACTTCGCGAGCCACACCGAGTTGCTCGCTATGCCGAGGAGCTAGCGGGAGTGTTCCATAGGTTTTACGACGCATGCCAGATTTTGCCCAAGGCAGGGGAGGGCAAAGAACCGATTCACTCGGCTCGTTTGGCCTTGGCAGTTGCAACCCGTCAGGTCTTGGCAAATGCGCTGGGGCTACTCGGCGTGACCGCACCGGAAAGAATGTAAGCAGGGGGAAAATGATGACGAACTTTAATGATCTACCGGCACATGTTTGGCCACGTAACGCAGCGCGTCAGGAAGACGGCGTTGTCACGATTGCAGGA
The Corynebacterium breve genome window above contains:
- a CDS encoding alpha/beta fold hydrolase; the encoded protein is MLNPISSITKRTLGIAIAVFVAAAGVTSPAVAETPNIAWEHCPVHVDATNAECGRIEVPMHYDDPDGPKVSLGFLRIKAEAPGARRGVLFGNPGGPGGDAYSYFGTKDGYFSWPQDIRNEWDLIAVQPRGLAHSSPLNCEVDEPADPIQAMQLSSDAVLNAGGFSRAACEKSHPGFTSSITTENNARDWNEVRRALGEDQISIMGLSYGTYLGSAFATMYPQNTDRVVLDSAMDPALAWQGTIKVQKAGYEKTLHSYFEWVAANNDRFGMGDTPLKAYQYWSNKVVAETGTNPTVVPPPAQVGDLPPGLEFAGQAGADALTSSGKARVEGEGIVSRMLNPGANQAYSPLLAATRQLVPAPHFWEELAKATNGTGDLLAPQELSDELAAEMTAQATASSQLQAIQLCNENVYPADHSMIPAAVWANYVTGDIFDAPPALAAAGAMCNGTGPVTGLVPLDGSRLRIRPLQVQGTNDPQTPYQYRGGISEPMGTHLVTVHGPGHGHVGFGNKVVDQIVIDYLRGGEVSVTDAPGYFEAR
- the argS gene encoding arginine--tRNA ligase yields the protein MTPADLAATIKDSTVSVLKAHDLDASVVPETVTVERPRNPEHGDYSTNIAMQVAKKAGTNPRELAGWLVDELANNPEIASADVAGPGFINLRLGAAAQGSIITAVLDQAEDFGRLDIYANEKINLEFVSANPTGPIHLGGTRWAAVGDSLGRVLEAAGAEVVREYYFNDHGEQINRFARSLVAAAKGEPTPEDGYGGDYIKEIADAVVAKRPDALSGDAEVVEENFRADGVEMMFEHIKTSLHDFGTDFDVFFHENSLFESGAVDKSVQKLKDNGNLYEADGAWWLRSSNFGDDKDRVVIKSDGNHAYIAGDIAYVADKFDRGHTLAIYMLGADHHGYIARLRAAAAAMGYDPERVEVLIGQMVNLVRDGKAVRMSKRAGTVITLDDLVDAIGVDAARYSLVRSSVDSSLDIDLALWASQSSDNPVYYVQYGHARLCSIKRKAEDAGVTFDDADLSLLTHDKEGDLIRTLGEFPGVIESAATLREPHRVARYAEELAGVFHRFYDACQILPKAGEGKEPIHSARLALAVATRQVLANALGLLGVTAPERM
- a CDS encoding PspC domain-containing protein, giving the protein MFSRRLVRSRTDRMIAGVCGGIAETYGINATLVRLLFVAATLLGFSGVLLYIIAWFLMPEY
- a CDS encoding MarR family winged helix-turn-helix transcriptional regulator codes for the protein MANEARWLNDEEQEMWRAMLATFRKINRAMDETLLAGSDLSSSEFAVLVTLSEAEDCQLRLRDLCLGLDWDRSRTSHQITRMERRGLVTKRKSPGDARGVVVSLTDEGMRRLEQAAPEHVESVRRLVFDHMHQDDVASLKRFMKGVEAVNNVPGTPGFSGALVVNPPKK
- a CDS encoding AAA family ATPase, translated to MRIHSLTLDNVRGIEHLELADLPETGVIVIHGENEAGKSTILDALDAVLNQRHGAKNSAVKQLQPVHRDVPPEVFLHATIGPYTFKLRKQWLSRAATELELVAPQRANFKGREADDKLADIIAEHMDAELAQTLFMRQNAVPSGIKAVGIPSMTHALDREVGEDSTGTEDTELLQRIESEYQRYFTPKGKPVKEITQRIEKIAEFTALLEDKRREKDRLGERVDEVDRKHREIEGIRSELPDAVREVEELQKQFVTAQKTKDAADQAAERAYHAEAALKRILADKQHRELLVERLELAKANRTALAAQVSELSAKTKAESDKIAELELHRDTAVEQEKKARKALREAQNLRDNTRASSKLTALRALIDDWHKADEEVARLRSELPERTISDDDVSAVEDASNELLIQKRLREASAAKLIISRPTSGEVLVDDTPVELSGETFIELHDGTRLELDNFAATFQAAATSSDSVSAVENAEHALSELLDELGCAELAEVRLKRDQHREVTAQLSSAVDSRKSILGTREIDDIKAEIENLEEQLDSFRESADALTEEEAERRVQENQEAFDQASILARSAEAQLGGWAARKAHTELEIVRARLQAAEEAVKTATSELDTQLEKLSDEDFALKLHEATTTHETTRKALELAREELEAARPDLAESLLNGATARVENLKKRESDAHIRIVELTSHIETAQGIAEEVDQLEAKVAQLSTEADRVQRRADAVNLLRSTMHSYRDAARKRYAEPFARALNRYASIVFGPEVSFELDDDLQVVERSLAGATVPLEQLSGGAKEQLAVLTRFAIAELASGGTEAGSVPVVVDDALGSTDPQRLKLMNTLFNTVGMNNQVLVLTCYPQRFDRVNTAARHSIDDLKSTGENPH
- a CDS encoding YceI family protein, with product MQNLNGTFVLDNAHTAINFVARHAMVTKVRGHFTDWNSTVVIDQDNPENNKAEAVINAASVNTGNADRDAHVQGEDFFDVMKFPEITFTSTKFNLDENGEGTVDGDLTIKGITKPVTLDVEVFGVEEDPFGNTRVGFEASTKVNRKDFGIDFDAPLNSGGMLVSEQVTLEVEGSGIKQA
- a CDS encoding GNAT family N-acetyltransferase; its protein translation is MVQDSVRWQIRLGTEADGVGDPPSPRGFTMVCYVDRLVGHAQVSESDGVYHLVDLFVEPEWSERGVDQALVTAVEAEVIARGATALTLVTKRAAFLAELGYQMTEDLPVALRPLNKPGHQPMMKELAQPVHPHPAVSVLPLRDGPKGLEVFVQHRVGTMDFAADAVVFPGGRVDPRDYDNQLTIAAEVSSAWSHTALPPADVLVSAAIREVAEECGIELAARNLVPWDNWVTPPGGRRRFDVAFFLTFVRPEQHIAWQNTTTEALRSAWESVKSLLDDNEAGWIRLMAPTKALLTELGTFDKVADALAYRPNITPVLDDDPVRPRPSTI